In one window of Bradyrhizobium diazoefficiens DNA:
- a CDS encoding nitronate monooxygenase family protein encodes MKTAITELFGIEHPIIQGGMHFVGFAELAAAVSNAGGLGIITGLTQKTPELLAREIARCRDMTDKPFGVNLTFLPAFSAPPYPEYIAAIVEGGIKAVETAGRSPEAYMAALKAAGIKVIHKCTSVRHSLKAERIGCDAVSVDGFECGGHPGEDDIPNMILLPRAAEELKIPFVASGGMANGRSLVAALSLGAAGMNMGTRFIATKEAPVHENVKNALVAATELDTRLIMRSLRNTERVLKNANVDRLLEIEREKGGKLTIDDIHDQVAGVYPKIMLDGQMDAGAWSCGMVAGLIHDIPTCKELVDRIMTEAEQIIRSRLMGFLDGTGATRKVA; translated from the coding sequence GTGAAGACCGCGATCACCGAGCTGTTCGGCATCGAGCACCCCATCATCCAGGGCGGCATGCATTTCGTCGGCTTTGCGGAGCTTGCCGCCGCCGTCTCCAATGCCGGCGGGCTCGGCATCATCACCGGCCTGACGCAGAAGACCCCGGAGCTGCTCGCCAGGGAGATCGCGCGCTGCCGCGACATGACCGACAAGCCGTTCGGCGTGAACCTCACCTTCCTGCCGGCCTTCTCGGCGCCGCCTTATCCGGAATACATCGCGGCCATCGTCGAGGGCGGCATCAAAGCCGTGGAGACCGCGGGCCGCAGCCCGGAAGCATACATGGCCGCGCTGAAGGCCGCCGGCATCAAGGTGATCCACAAATGCACCTCGGTGCGTCACTCGCTGAAGGCCGAGCGGATCGGCTGCGACGCCGTCAGCGTTGACGGCTTCGAGTGCGGCGGTCATCCCGGCGAGGACGACATTCCGAACATGATCCTGCTGCCGCGCGCGGCGGAGGAATTGAAGATCCCGTTCGTGGCCTCCGGCGGCATGGCCAACGGGCGCAGCCTGGTCGCGGCGCTGTCGCTGGGCGCGGCCGGCATGAACATGGGCACGCGCTTCATTGCCACCAAGGAAGCGCCTGTCCATGAGAACGTCAAGAACGCGCTGGTTGCGGCGACTGAGCTCGACACCCGCCTGATCATGCGGAGCTTACGCAACACCGAGCGCGTCTTGAAGAATGCCAATGTCGATCGACTGCTCGAGATCGAGCGCGAGAAGGGTGGCAAGCTCACCATCGACGACATTCACGACCAGGTCGCAGGTGTTTACCCCAAGATCATGCTGGACGGGCAGATGGATGCGGGCGCCTGGAGCTGCGGCATGGTCGCAGGCCTCATCCACGACATTCCGACCTGCAAGGAACTCGTCGATCGCATCATGACCGAGGCGGAACAAATCATCCGCAGCCGGCTTATGGGGTTCCTGGATGGGACGGGTGCGACGCGAAAGGTCGCCTGA
- a CDS encoding DHA2 family efflux MFS transporter permease subunit: protein MTDVAQGGASAGGWSPERSAAGGHNPYLIAIVVSIATFMEVLDTTIANVALRNIAGGLAAGLDEATYVITSYLVANAIVLSISGWLSTVIGRKRFYMICVATFALASLLCGLAWNLQSLVLFRILQGLGGGGMATSEQAILADSFPPQKRGQAFAIYGVAVVVAPVIGPTLGGWITDTYSWHWVFFINVPMGMLSLFLVGTLVKEPSGAEEERARLLSKGLRVDYIGFLLVAVGLGSLEYVLDEGQRNDWFGSNVIVTFALLSAVSLLALIPWELTREEPIIDLRLLGRRQFAACFLVMLGTGAVLISTTQLLPQLLQTELNYTAMLAGLALSPGGIATLMLMPVVGRLVSMVQPKYLIMFGATVVAFSMWHLTGLTGDITYGYAAMARIFLAIGLPFLFLPVTTASYDGLPPDKTNQGSALINVARNIGGSMGVALAQTVLAQRQQFHQSRLIEHAAPSDLGYQQAIDTMTRFFQAQGSNASDAASQAVAWVGRTLQQQVDFLAYIDVFWTLAIIAVLMIPTAAVLRPIDLGAPPRGH from the coding sequence ATGACTGATGTCGCGCAGGGCGGCGCATCCGCCGGAGGCTGGTCACCGGAACGCTCGGCGGCCGGCGGGCACAATCCCTATCTGATCGCAATTGTGGTTTCGATCGCGACCTTCATGGAGGTTCTCGACACCACGATTGCCAACGTCGCGCTGCGCAATATCGCCGGCGGGCTCGCCGCCGGTCTCGACGAGGCGACCTACGTCATCACCAGCTACCTCGTCGCCAACGCCATCGTGCTGTCGATTTCGGGCTGGCTGTCGACGGTGATCGGCCGCAAGCGCTTTTACATGATCTGCGTTGCGACCTTTGCTCTGGCATCGCTGTTGTGCGGCCTCGCCTGGAATTTGCAGTCGCTGGTGCTGTTCCGCATCCTTCAAGGCCTCGGCGGCGGCGGCATGGCGACCAGCGAGCAGGCGATTCTGGCCGACTCCTTTCCGCCGCAGAAGCGCGGTCAGGCCTTTGCCATCTATGGCGTGGCTGTTGTGGTTGCCCCCGTGATCGGCCCGACGCTCGGCGGCTGGATCACCGACACTTATTCCTGGCATTGGGTGTTTTTTATCAACGTCCCGATGGGCATGCTGTCGCTGTTCCTGGTGGGCACATTGGTCAAGGAGCCGTCGGGTGCGGAAGAGGAGAGGGCGAGGCTTCTGAGCAAAGGGCTGCGCGTCGATTACATCGGCTTTCTGCTGGTCGCGGTCGGGCTCGGCTCGCTCGAATACGTGCTCGATGAGGGCCAGCGCAACGACTGGTTCGGATCGAACGTGATCGTCACGTTTGCGCTGCTTTCGGCGGTCTCGCTGCTCGCGCTGATCCCGTGGGAGCTGACGCGCGAGGAGCCGATCATCGACCTCCGCCTGCTTGGCCGCCGCCAGTTCGCCGCCTGCTTCCTGGTCATGCTCGGCACCGGCGCCGTGCTGATCTCGACCACGCAGCTCCTGCCGCAACTGCTCCAGACCGAGCTGAACTACACGGCGATGCTGGCCGGTCTCGCATTGTCGCCTGGCGGCATTGCGACGCTGATGCTGATGCCGGTGGTCGGCCGTCTCGTCAGCATGGTGCAGCCGAAATATCTCATCATGTTCGGTGCAACCGTCGTCGCCTTCTCGATGTGGCACCTCACCGGGCTGACCGGGGACATCACTTACGGCTATGCGGCGATGGCGCGCATTTTCCTTGCGATTGGTTTGCCGTTCCTGTTCCTGCCGGTCACGACCGCGTCTTATGACGGCTTGCCGCCGGACAAGACCAACCAGGGCTCCGCACTGATCAACGTCGCCCGCAACATCGGCGGCTCGATGGGGGTCGCACTGGCACAGACTGTTCTGGCGCAGCGTCAGCAATTCCATCAGAGCCGCCTGATCGAGCACGCCGCGCCGTCCGATCTCGGCTACCAGCAGGCCATCGACACGATGACGCGCTTCTTCCAGGCCCAGGGCTCGAATGCGAGCGACGCCGCCTCGCAGGCGGTCGCCTGGGTCGGCCGCACCTTGCAGCAGCAGGTCGACTTCCTCGCCTATATCGACGTGTTCTGGACGCTCGCCATCATCGCGGTGCTGATGATCCCGACGGCGGCCGTGCTGCGCCCGATCGATCTCGGTGCGCCGCCGCGGGGGCATTGA
- a CDS encoding HlyD family secretion protein produces the protein MDAQTREREPSAEQPQRAKEAPKTSPDQTSESKDQPKKPAPSLRERLAEHWLLATVGAIALIAALVGGLLYWLEVRHYESTDDAFVAARSFSVASKVGGYVTDVPVTDNQHVKAGDLLAKIDERDYRIAVDQAAAQVEVSKANIANVEAQIVSQQEQIKQAQAQLDQAQAQLKFSQEEFNRAEDLVEKGAGTVQRQQQTRSDLQAQQANTERAKTAVTAAQVGIKTLQAQLEGAKAQLQQSQAQLDQAKLNLQYTSVVAAQSGRVVKLSGAKGTFVTAGQSLMMFVPDEVWIVANYKETQLADMRPGQPVEIRIDAYPGRKLTGHVDSVQPGSGTAFSLLPAENATGNYVKVVQRVPVKIVVDNWPADLPVGPGMSVVPWTKVR, from the coding sequence GTGGATGCTCAGACACGGGAGCGTGAGCCGTCCGCGGAGCAACCGCAGAGGGCCAAGGAAGCTCCAAAGACTTCTCCTGATCAGACAAGCGAGAGCAAGGACCAGCCGAAGAAGCCGGCTCCGTCGCTGCGTGAGCGCCTTGCCGAACACTGGCTGCTCGCGACCGTCGGCGCCATTGCGCTGATCGCAGCGCTGGTCGGAGGTCTGCTCTATTGGCTGGAGGTCCGTCACTACGAATCCACCGACGACGCTTTCGTCGCCGCGCGCAGCTTTTCCGTGGCATCGAAGGTCGGCGGCTATGTGACCGATGTCCCAGTCACGGACAACCAGCACGTCAAGGCGGGCGATCTCTTGGCCAAGATTGACGAGCGCGACTATCGCATCGCCGTCGATCAGGCTGCGGCGCAGGTCGAGGTCTCGAAGGCCAACATCGCCAATGTCGAGGCGCAGATCGTCTCCCAGCAGGAGCAGATCAAGCAGGCCCAGGCGCAGCTCGATCAGGCGCAGGCCCAACTCAAGTTCTCGCAGGAAGAGTTCAATCGCGCCGAGGATTTGGTCGAGAAGGGCGCAGGCACCGTGCAGCGTCAGCAGCAGACGCGCTCCGATCTTCAGGCGCAGCAAGCCAACACCGAGCGCGCCAAAACCGCGGTGACGGCTGCGCAGGTCGGCATCAAGACGCTGCAGGCACAGCTCGAAGGCGCCAAGGCGCAACTCCAGCAGTCGCAGGCGCAACTCGATCAGGCGAAGCTGAATTTGCAATACACCAGCGTCGTCGCGGCGCAGTCGGGCCGCGTCGTCAAGCTCTCGGGCGCCAAGGGGACGTTCGTGACCGCGGGCCAGAGCCTGATGATGTTCGTGCCCGATGAGGTCTGGATCGTCGCCAACTACAAGGAGACCCAGCTTGCCGACATGAGGCCCGGCCAGCCGGTGGAGATCCGCATCGATGCCTATCCCGGACGCAAGCTGACGGGCCATGTCGATTCCGTGCAGCCGGGCTCCGGCACCGCCTTCAGCCTGCTGCCGGCGGAAAATGCCACCGGCAATTACGTCAAGGTGGTGCAGCGCGTGCCGGTGAAGATCGTGGTCGACAACTGGCCGGCCGATCTGCCGGTCGGTCCCGGCATGTCGGTCGTGCCCTGGACCAAGGTGCGATGA
- a CDS encoding PRC-barrel domain-containing protein, which translates to MLNQSELDRAEMGRLIGSDKVEGTSVYGADRNKIGSIERVMIDKVSGKVSYAVLGFGGFLGLGNDHYPLPWQSLKYDTELGGYVTGITAKALEGAPKYGERSDWNWGDDAATRSINAYYGVPFA; encoded by the coding sequence ATGTTGAATCAAAGCGAACTAGATCGCGCCGAGATGGGCCGACTGATCGGCAGCGACAAGGTCGAGGGAACGTCGGTCTACGGCGCCGACCGCAACAAGATCGGCTCGATCGAGCGCGTGATGATCGACAAGGTCAGCGGCAAGGTGTCCTACGCCGTGCTCGGCTTCGGCGGATTTTTGGGTCTCGGCAACGATCATTATCCGTTGCCCTGGCAGTCGCTGAAATACGACACCGAGCTCGGTGGCTATGTCACCGGGATCACCGCCAAGGCGCTCGAAGGCGCGCCGAAATACGGCGAGCGCAGCGATTGGAATTGGGGCGATGACGCCGCCACGCGCAGCATCAACGCCTATTACGGCGTTCCCTTCGCTTGA